The Toxoplasma gondii ME49 chromosome XII, whole genome shotgun sequence genome includes a region encoding these proteins:
- a CDS encoding hypothetical protein (encoded by transcript TGME49_251450), translating to MWPAAAPSSCSSREGGFVTASPLISGDCGRDACEAQADSSPWHSNAKRRKKSHSSLPPFRPTPFTRGRAPDSHSPTAAPRSASPAHALSSLLSRNAFPRHMPPAGPSLSFGACAIAADAAAPAKCLSLGFSAGSGTWRTRGSPDNRVDTLTTQHAPWLRDVDTAENSIADELHRVRCCVAAGERANWFFSEDRSLLSLEAGDVADDPETACASPGVRGNIALPSLLVSNRMHGSSRLGGEAEGSVSPERMEKASRRPTRTRRGFAAFLLDAEVPASFLDNRCGPTGRSSALNSRALDTRSMFAESFAETDTKDVTSSWTDATFRCGLLGTRRNGSVELRALNREAYRRFGVSRLWPSKPRRNLDLPDSVLHPFPALPMDWSAKKGFFATALLSRLYIANTDESCAPEGGALCLWDTAVPRGVYDPHAGQFLPLAALEASAESPSASQAEGDTRAAGVSQHSALPGFFRGPRGAERAGREQARESEPCVSEAASTLSQSQECSPFPFGASQDFAFLSASARSTTRRHSLLRTSSSGPSPDGLQSPPALFLPSGSSCACSRRPASAGLSSSCSCALGSPFPLLLSPVPRDEEAAGSLEALCRERRSRGSVHQSVFVSPGVATSRTSEEQPEGGLERLRPSWAPASLPPSNASATILQSLAAFLRPSLSVTSPPGLPEPPQASPPAAAVSAAPPLPLRLPSLSPRALAPPAGVPAGAPAFNPMVTAVRFSRTDEAVLAVGFESGEVEIWAPFPATESPLASRPSRLTRPLCVSREAVSDPRVFGAGWSSLQPVRGKASAGACEKELQGENSGANATERTGRRGDACRQARENWRADAGRGSEAQGARGRVREGGEAREGGVPRDLNRGEATPGGRDEGGKGVRDGESSGFSAKRPSWRPEENSPVVSLTWHPSVLLLASGHASGIVILWRFCEKTERPETSRRFEFVQGDRPWMQSDDENANLLFLEKRFPRVPSHEDKIATNLQMIRLHVLRVDLISFAPSSVSSSVSASLSPLSSLSPFSSCVASCLPAIQSPAWEQRRRSPCGSEEALEARRWASESLRAFTSCEGSEGTTTPKNPGEEDKVFTEWPVCMAWDGQGECLVIGGSRGSLTFFALSHLCDYLRNVDRLQSRFSWHLNVLKNGFLALQNSGLSDDASHAETPSPLTPSRVDSFSDGVERTRRSSPRVEEHQTSSREEKAATAAASKTVSSPLAPSSSTQHGPTRLAASSAVATSSLLNNLEIREQRNGVSRRGVGAWSPSTENRRDCLLSDDEAPSHSKSSFADCLPGLLATVSDASTRTGSSPPDTPQGVCTPGRAVVGGAGAFALKSFSRASEEARKTEKENTAEKEKNEESTSGKARKDGTQGCDGGDDRARGKAREMNAEMSMRSEACEERNDGAFCPSGAAQRRGGETGEDRRLSGTEEAVEIESENSKGLLSPKLPNLRNPTSCEDEGSGGDPVDSPVLPVLLGREKATRNVASARSCGAPPGARGTLEWRESSEQERVGLLKEGRGREAGVDVAGDARREFLEQEHRTFSCFHRAHESLLLSFLPERTPGNVRVKAGLFAARAAPPCLHARRRRPKEATAEKSRERRDEGSEARDRRGFCREVLGVRNLLGRAHAGGVTALEWCVHDASVLVTAGEEFEEGETESEEKVANDRDAERRLAGSSVALWRIKEGRRYEADLLFAIRLEGLVTSMLWSHLTGELLMSHASCARPWAPSLSSYSLPASFATGSASHSSSPSSSGYFASPAPFSFSSAEETVLAFRRELTASRPRRPPPSSSPFFPRLPEREREEREEADSDDMEIEEGRAKKHASKSSEREWKTGSSRGRWGVTVWRYVTEDDRSVSSEHFERTSSWPSLPRFELRRHFDARVRGCRAPRLPALVKVGELGTPPCLKTRPVSAPQSSWLADAASQNASLHQDTLFFSRRADGAEPVTRVESATTDRYDLLQDHTVLTQGPVSNSLLSSSSASSSSSSSPSSPPSSSLSSSSLSSSSSSLPSSSSLPSSSSETVAASGSRPSEGREHVAASAFVEDRFAERDWPLSPKHAPTEAPLYLEVDNASCLIQSADGRVVAYWSLPTELITVWELPLPLCERSAQNDTEEESDFDEGGKEAFEAAETSSEEGQVSEAERESFVGEGREEPRNEERGALERRSTEVGRERGDGGRTEDNSGCADASRARCSLGDRTAGSKRIRPQGQMTSVDPSFSRGGPGLGDSRSEENRGRILRTPRTVRSLWEVAALGRRTHRKLETDREWMSTKAQRVGEQDRGIREFFQIRRTGQTVAAMR from the exons ATGTGGCCGGCTGCGGCGCCGTCGTCCTGCTCCTCTCGAGAGGGGGGGTTTGTCACCGCGTCTCCGTTGATCTCTGGCGACTGCGGCCGAGATGCGTGTGAAGCGCAAGCGGATTCTTCGCCTTGGCATTCAAacgcgaaaaggagaaaaaaaagtcaCTCGTCCCTGCCTCCCTTCCGCCCGACGCCCTTCACACGGGGCCGAGCCCCCGATTCGCATTCGCCTACTGCGGCACCTcggtctgcttctccagcgcATGCGCTCTCTTCCCTGTTGTCAAGAAACGCATTTCCACGCCACATGCCGCCCGCAGGtccgtcgctctccttcggcgcatgcgcgaTCGCTGCAGATGCGGCGGCTCCTGCAAAGTGCTTGTCCCTCGGTTTCTCCGCGGGATCTGGAACTTGGAGGACTCGCGGCAGTCCAGATAACAGGGTGGACACACTGACGACGCAACATGCCCCCTGGCTGCGCGACGTGGACACCGCAGAAAACAGTATCGCGGACGAACTGCATCGCGTGAGGTGCTGCGTAGCGGCTGGCGAGAGAGCTAACTGGTTCTTTTCTGAGGACCGCAgcctgctctctctggaaGCCGGCGACGTTGCGGACGACCcagagactgcatgcgcgtctccCGGGGTGCGGGGGAACATTGCCCTCCCGTCTCTGCTCGTCAGCAATCGAATGCATggttcctctcgcctcggaggcgaagcggaaggaagcgtctctccggagagaatggagaaaGCCAGTAGACGACCGACACGGACGCGCCGTGGTTTTGCGGCCTTTCTTCTGGACGCCGAGGTTCCGGCTTCGTTCCTCGACAATCGGTGCGGACCGACAGGACGGTCGTCGGCGCTCAACTCGAGGGCTCTGGATACGCGCTCGATGTTCGCGGAGAGcttcgcagagacagacaccaaGGACGTGACTAGTTCCTGGACAGACGCCACCTTCCGCTGCGGTCTTCTGGGAACGCGCAGAAACGG ATCCGTGGAGCTGCGTGCACTGAACCGAGAGGCGTATCGACGCTTCGGGGTGAGTCGCCTGTGGCCGAGCAAGCCGCGGAGAAACTTGGATCTTCCGGACTCGGTGCTCCATCCGTTTCCTGCGCTCCCGATGGACTGGTCTGCAAAGAAGGGATTCTTCGCCacggcgcttctctcgcggctGTACATCGCAAACACCGACGAGTCCTGTGCGCCGGAAGGCGGcgcgctctgtctctgggACACAGCAGTGCCCAGGGGAGTCTACGACCCTCACGCCGGGCAGTTCCTGCCTCTCGCCGCTCTGGAGGCGTCTGCGGAGTCGCCGTCTGCGTCGCaagccgaaggagacacccgcgCGGCGGGCGTCTCGCAGCACTCCGCCTTGCCTGGGTTTTTCCGGGGGCCGCGCGGCGCGGAACGCGCGgggagagagcaggcgagGGAGAGCGAACCGTGCGTCAGTGAGGCGGCGTCGACGCTCTCGCAATCCCAAGAGTGttctcccttccccttcGGGGCCTCCCAAGactttgcgtttctctcggcttccgCGAGATCCACCACCCGTCGCCACTCCCTTCTCCGCACCTCGTCCTCGGGGCCGTCCCCCGACGGCCTTCAAAGCCCAcctgctctttttctcccgtcAGGTTCTTCGTGTGCCTGTTCTCGACGCCCCGCATCAGCTGGactctcttcgtcttgctcCTGTGCTCTCGGGTCGCCGTTTCCACTCCTGCTTTCGCCCGTCCCGAgggacgaggaggcagcCGGCAGCCTCGAGGCTCTCTGTCGAGAGCGGAGATCCCGGGGGTCTGTTCACCAGTCGGTTTTCGTGTCTCCAGGTGTCGCGACATCCCGTACGAGCGAGGAACAGCCGGAAGGAGGCCTCGAGCGTCTTCGGCCGTCGTGGGCTCCGGCGTCCCTGCCTCCCTCCAACGCTTCTGCCACGAttctccagtctctcgctgcgtttctccgaCCGTCGTTGTCCGTGACGTCGCCTCCGGGCCTCCCTGAACCCCCGCAAGCGTCCCCGCCGGcggccgctgtctctgctgcgcctccactccctcttcgtctcccctctctttcgcccCGCGCCCTCGCTCCGCCAGCCGGTGTTCCCGCGGGAGCTCCCGCGTTCAATCCGATGGTCACTGCTGTGCGCTTCTCGCGGACAGACGAGGCAGTTCTCGCGGTGGGCTTCGAAAGCGGAGAAGTTGAGATTTGGGCGCCTTTCCCAGCGACGGAGTCTCCGCTGGCGTCCAGGCCCTCGCGGCTGACGCGTCCCCTATGCGTCTCGAGAGAGGCTGTCTCGGACCCTCGAGTGTTCGGCGCAGGTTGGAGCAGCTTGCAGCCTGTCCGTGGAAAGGCGAGTGCAGGTGCGTGCGAGAAAGAACTGCAAGGAGAGAACTCAGGCGCGAATGCCACGGAGAGAACAGGGCGCCGCGGTGATGCCTGtcgacaggcgagagagaactggagagcagacgcggggagaggaagcgaagcgcAGGGTGCAAGAGGGCGAGTGAGAGAGGGCGgtgaggcgagagaagggggTGTTCCCCGCGACTTAAACAGAGGGGAGGCTACCCCAGGAGGTAGAGATGAAGGCGGAAAGGGAGTCCGAGATGGAGAAAGCAGCGGTTTCTCTGCGAAGCGCCCTTCGTGGAGGCCGGAAGAAAACAGCCCCGTCGTCTCGCTCACGTGGCACCCTTCGGTCCTCCTGCTTGCATCGGGGCATGCCAGCGGAATTGTCATTCTCTGGAGATTTtgcgagaagacggagagacccGAGACGTCGCGGAGGTTCGAATTTGTACAGGGAGATCGTCCCTGGATgcagagcgacgacgaaaacgcaaatctcctttttctcgagaaacGCTTCCCAAGAGTGCCCTCGCACGAAGATAAGATCGCCACGAATCTACAAATGATTCGTCTCCACGTTCTTCGTGTCGATCTCATCTCGTTTGCTCcatcctctgtctcctcgtctgtctctgcttcgctctctcctctctcttctttgtctccgttttcttcctgcgtGGCTTCGTGTTTGCCTGCGATTCAATCGCCGGCTTGggagcagaggcgaaggtCCCCGTGCGGGTCTGAAGAAGCGCTGGAAGCGAGGCGGTGGGCTTCCGAGTCCCTCAGAGCCTTCACATCTTGTGAAGGCTCTGAGGGAACTACGACTCCTAAGAATCCAGGCGAAGAGGACAAAGTTTTTACCGAGTGGCCAGTCTGCATGGCGTGGGACGGGCAGGGCGAGTGTCTGGTTATCGGCGGGAGTCGAGGCTCTCTGACGTTCTTTGCTCTCTCGCATCTGTGCGACTACCTCCGCAATGTGGATCGCTTGCagtctcgcttctcgtggCACTTGAACGTTTTGAAGAACGGCTTCCTCGCCCTACAAAACTCCGGCCTTTCCGATGACGCCTCTCACGCGGAGACCCCTTCACCGCTCACGCCCTCGAGGGTGGACAGCTTCTCAGACGGAGTTGAGAGAACACGCAGAAGCTCTCCGCGAGTCGAGGAGCACCAGACGAgctcgagagaggaaaaagctGCGACAGCAGCGGCGTCCAAAactgtctcgtctcccctcgctCCGAGCTCCTCTACGCAGCACGGACCGACGCGCCTCGCCGCCTCGTCGGCTGTCGCaacttcttcgctgctgaACAACCTCGAGATTCGCGAGCAAAGGAACGGCGTATCCAGACGAGGAGTGGGGGCATGGAGTCCGAgcacagagaacagaagagactgtctcctctctgacGACGAAGCGCCTTCTCACTCGAAGTCCTCCTTCGCAGACTGCCTTCCCGGGCTCCTCGCCACGGTCAGCGACGCCTCCACGCGTACTGGCTCCTCGCCGCCAGACACTCCAcagggtgtatgtacacctggcaGAGCAGTGGTGGGAGGCGCGGGGGCCTTCGCCCTCAAGTCGTTCTCCAGGGCGTcggaagaggcgaggaagactgaaaaggagaacacggctgagaaggagaagaacgaggaatCGACGAgtggaaaggcgaggaaggatGGAACGCAAGGATGCGACGGAGGCGATGAtagagcgagagggaaagcgagagagatgAATGCAGAGATGTCGATGAGGAGCGAAGCgtgcgaggagagaaacgatgGAGCCTTCTGTCCGAGCGGAGCGGCACAGAGGCGAGGTGGAGAGACTGGTGAAGATCGCCGACTCTCAGGAACGGAAGAAGCCGTCGAGATCGAAAGCGAGAACTCGAAAggacttctttctccgaAGCTGCCGAACCTCAGAAATCCGACATCctgcgaagacgagggaagtGGGGGGGACCCGGTGGATTCGCCAGTTCTACCTGTGTTGCTCggccgagagaaagcgacgagaaaCGTCGCCTCGGCGCGGAGCTGCGGAGCCCCCCCAGGCGCCCGGGGGACTCttgagtggagagagagcagcgagcaGGAGAGAGTGGGCCTTCTGAAGGAAGGACGCGGGCGGGAGGCGGGGGTCGACGTTGCAGGAGATGCGAGGCGCGAGTTCCTGGAGCAAGAGCACAGGACCTTCTCGTGCTTTCACCGGGCACACGAGTcccttctgctctcctttctgcccGAGAGAACGCCTGGAAACGTTCGCGTCAAAGCTGGGCTGTTTGCGGCTCGCGCCGCGCCACcctgcctgcatgcacgcaggaGACGTCCCAAAGAAGCGaccgcagaaaaaagcagagagagacgagacgaaggCAGCGAGGCTCGGGACCGCCGTGGGTTCTGTCGGGAGGTCCTGGGAGTCCGAAACCTGCTGGGccgagcgcatgcaggaggCGTCACGGCGCTCGAGTGGTGCGTCCACGACGCTTCTGTCCTCGTGACAGCAGGCGAAGAATTtgaggaaggggagacagagagcgaagagaaagtcGCGAACGACAGGGACGCGGAGCGACGGCTCGCAGGCAGCAGCGTGGCTCTGTGGAGAATCAAAGAAGGCAGGCGATACGAGGCAGATCTCCTCTTCGCCATTCGTCTCGAGGGCTTG GTGACGTCGATGCTCTGGAGTCACTTGACAGGCGAGCTTCTCATGAGTCACGCAAGCTGCGCGAGGCCGTGGgcgccttctttgtcttcctattctcttcctgcctccTTCGCCACTGGTTCTGCCTctcactcttcttccccgtcttcttctggctACTTTGCTTCGCCTGCCCccttcagcttctcttcggcggaggagacagttctCGCGTTCAGACGAGAACTCACGGCGTCACGCCCAAGACGGCcaccgccttcttcctcgcctttctttcctcgactcccagagcgcgagagagaagagcgcgaagaGGCGGACAGCGACGACATGGAAAtagaggaagggagagcaAAGAAACATGCGTCAAAAAGCTCCGAGCGCGAGTGGAAAACAGGGAGCAGTCGGGGACGGTGGGGTGTCACAGTGTGGAGATATGTGACCGAGGATGATCGCAGCGTGTCTTCTGAGCATTTCGAAAGAACGTCCTCCTGGCCGTCGCTTCCGCGCTTTGAATTGAGAAGACATTTCGACGCGAGAGTGAGAGGCTGTCGGGCGCCTCGCCTCCCCGCTCTCGTGAAGGTGGGAGAGCTGGGGACTCCGCCATGCCTCAAGACACGCCCCGTCTCTGCGCCTCAGAGCTCCTGGCTAGCTGACGCAGCTAGCCAGAACGCGAGCCTCCACCAAGAcacgctcttcttctccagacgTGCAGACGGTGCGGAGCCGGTAACTCGAGTCGAGTCGGCAACCACTGACAGATACGACCTTCTCCAAGATCATACTGTACTCACACAAGGCCCAGTGTCGAACTCTttgctgtcttcctcttcagcctcctcatcctcttcttcttctccttcctctccaccttcgtcttccttatcctcgtcttccttatcctcttcttcgtcttctctgccttcttcctcctctcttccctcttcgtcttcggagACGGTTGCTGCGTCCGGCTCTCGGCCGTCTGAGGGCCGCGAGCATGTTGCTGCGAGTGCGTTCGTTGAAGACCGTTTTGCGGAGCGTGACTGGCCTTTGTCCCCGAAGCATGCGCCGACGGAGGCGCCGCTCTACCTGGAAGTCGACAACGCGAGCTGCTTGATTCAGAGTGCAGACGGGCGCGTCGTGGCGTACTGGTCTCTGCCGACGGAGCTCATCACCGTCTGGGAGTTGCCGCTTCCCCTCTGTGAACGTTCTGCGCAGAACgacaccgaagaagagagcgacttcgacgagggaggaaaggaggcGTTTGAGGCAGCAGAAACCAGCTCTGAGGAAGGGCAAGTGTCGGAAGCTGAAAGAGAGAGTTTCGTAGGCGAGGGCCGAGAAGAGCCcaggaacgaggagagaggtgcactggagagaagaagtacGGAGgtcggcagagagaggggagatgGTGGACGCACTGAAGACAACAGCGGCTGTGCAGATGCTTCACGAGCCAGGTGCTCGCTCGGAGACAGAACCGCCGGCTCTAAGAGGATCAGACCGCAAGGCCAGATGACCTCGGTCGATCccagtttctctcgaggAGGCCCCGGGCTCGGCGATTCGCGATCTGAAGAGAACCGAGGCCGCATTCTTCGCACTCCGCGCACCGTGCGTTCTCTCTGGGAGGTCGCCGCTCTCGGCAGACGAACGCATCGGAAACTGGAGACCGACCGAGAGTGGATGTCGACGAAGGCACAGAGGGTCGGAGAACAGGACAGAGGCATTCGAGAGTTCTTTCAGATCCGCAGAACCGGACAGACAGTCGCAGCCATGCGCTGA